In one Silene latifolia isolate original U9 population chromosome 10, ASM4854445v1, whole genome shotgun sequence genomic region, the following are encoded:
- the LOC141604578 gene encoding synaptotagmin-1-like, whose translation MGIVSTIMGFCGFGFGTSFGLVLGYYFFFYFQSSDVKDPEICSLTDLDAEILARLLPDIPLWVKNPDFDRVDWLNKFIEHMWPYLNKAICKTATDISKPIIADQIPKYKIQSVDFQTLCLGTLPPTFQGMKVYMTEEKELIMEPVLRWAGNPNILVAVKAFGLKATVQVVDLQVFAHPRITLKPLVPAFPCFAKIFVSLMEKPHVDFGLKLLGADAMAIPGLYRFVQEKIKDQVGQMYLWPKTLEIPILDPKMAGKRPVGILHVKVLRAMNLRKKDLLGGADPYVKLKLTQDKAPSKKTTVKYKTLNPEWNEEFNITVRDPESQVLEFSMYDWEKVGKHEKMGINVVPLKDLTPDETKEFVLPLLKTMDPNDVQNEKSRGQLVLEITYKSFKGEDVHDDAEDSGEVEKAPEGTPAGGGMLVIIIHQAQDVEGKHHTNPYVRLLFRGEEKKTKTVKKNRDPRFGEEFSFTLEEPPTDDRVHVEVCSVSSRIGLLHPKENLGFVDISLRDVVNNRRINQSYNLIDSKNGRIQIELQWRTY comes from the exons ATGGGGATAGTGAGTACGATAATGGGGTTTTGTGGATTTGGGTTTGGAACTAGCTTTGGACTTGTTCTTggttattacttcttcttctACTTCCAGTCTTCTGATGTCAAG GATCCTGAGATTTGTTCTTTGACCGACTTAGATGCCGAAATATTGGCAAGGTTGCTTCCGGATATACCTCTTTGGGTCAAAAATCCCGATTTTGATCGT GTTGACTGGCTTAACAAGTTCATAGAGCATATGTGGCCTTATCTCAACAAG GCAATTTGTAAAACTGCAACTGATATATCCAAGCCCATCATCGCTGACCAAATTCCAAAGTACAAAATCCAGTCTGTAGATTTTCAAACACTTTGCCTGGGCACCTTGCCCCCAACTTTTCAAG GAATGAAGGTGTACATGACTGAAGAAAAAGAGTTGATTATGGAACCCGTGTTAAGGTGGGCAGGAAATCCTAACATTCTTGTTGCAGTTAAAGCTTTTGGACTGAAAGCCACTGTCCAG GTGGTTGATCTCCAAGTATTTGCTCATCCACGTATCACATTGAAGCCTCTTGTGCCAGCATTTCCCTGTTTTGCCAAGATATTCGTTTCTCTCATGGAAAAG CCCCATGTGGATTTTGGATTAAAATTGCTCGGTGCAGATGCTATGGCAATTCCAGGCTTGTATAGGTTTGTTCAG GAAAAAATAAAAGATCAGGTTGGGCAGATGTATCTATGGCCTAAAACCCTTGAAATACCTATACTGGATCCTAAAAT GGCTGGAAAGAGACCTGTGGGGATTTTACATGTTAAGGTCTTGAGAGCCATGAATCTAAGAAAGAAGGATCTCCTTGGAGGAGCTGACCCCTACGTCAAGCTGAAACTTACACAAGATAAGGCCCCTTCCAAAAAAACGACAGTCAAGTACAAGACCTTGAATCCTGAATGGAATGAAGAATTTAACATCACTGTGCGAGATCCAGAGTCTCAAGTTCTAGAGTTTTCTATGTATGACTGGGAAAAG GTTGGCAAACATGAAAAGATGGGGATAAACGTTGTTCCTTTGAAAGATCTTACACCTGATGAAACTAAAGAGTTCGTTTTACCGCTTCTGAAAACTATGGATCCCAATGACGTTCAAAATGAGAAATCACGTGGTCAGCTTGTTCTTGAAATTACATACAAATCATTTAAGGGCGAAGATGTACATGATGATGCTGAAGATTCTGGAGAAGTTGAGAAGGCTCCTGAAGGAACACCAGCTGGTGGTGGTATGCTTGTGATCATTATCCACCAAGCTCAAGATGTTGAAGGAAAGCATCACACCAATCCTTATGTACGTCTACTGTTTAGAGGTGAAGAGAAGAAAACTAAG ACCGTAAAGAAGAATAGAGACCCCCGATTCGGTGAGGAGTTTTCTTTTACGTTGGAGGAACCACCAACTGACGACAGAGTCCATGTGGAAGTGTGCAGTGTATCCTCTAGGATAGGTTTGCTTCATCCAAAG GAAAATCTGGGGTTTGTTGATATCAGTCTTAGAGATGTGGTCAATAATAGAAGAATCAATCAAAGTTACAATCTTATTGACTCTAAAAATGGCCGGATTCAGATTGAGCTGCAATGGAGAACATATTAG